In one Drosophila albomicans strain 15112-1751.03 chromosome X, ASM965048v2, whole genome shotgun sequence genomic region, the following are encoded:
- the LOC117564415 gene encoding protein nullo produces MGSSTSSSNGSSDCSSSATSSTTGSSSSSMPSNCNCCVAPRFGFKRLLQKLQKLRRSIKRHLRPRKNRCGFQRRYGARTALLRPMPRCSSFGSCGTLLTPTKRAKATPTDTHYAQWKCTFEHARGSKKYGATAAATAPHDISEALSGQTTPRGFPSHTDARRCSQQLQQLQQQQQQQLQPVVEQPLYEQAQVRRRLSFRLPLSRNSSSSGSSGIGGSSSGGGGGTVRRLTARQRAAQAKLEAQLQRELRDLEDYYGGFHYARRNERRI; encoded by the coding sequence ATGGGCAGCTCAACCTCAAGTTCCAATGGCAGCTCCGACTGCAGCTCATCGGCAACATCATCAACCacgggcagcagcagcagctcgatgccaagcaactgcaactgctgcgTGGCGCCACGCTTCGGCTTCAAGCGTCTGCTGCAGAAGTTGCAGAAGTTGCGACGCTCAATCAAGCGTCATTTGCGGCCACGCAAGAATCGCTGCGGCTTTCAGCGTCGCTATGGGGCACGCACAGCGCTGTTGCGTCCGATGCCCCGTTGCAGCTCCTTTGGCAGCTGCGGCACTCTGCTGACGCCCACAAAGCGTGCCAAGGCCACGCCCACCGACACTCATTATGCACAATGGAAGTGCACATTCGAGCATGCAAGGGGCAGCAAGAAGTATggcgcaacagcagctgcaactgcgcCACACGACATCAGCGAAGCGCTCTCCGGCCAAACGACACCACGAGGCTTCCCCTCGCACACCGATGCCCGACGCTGTtcgcaacagttgcaacagttgcagcaacagcagcaacaacaactccagcCTGTGGTCGAGCAGCCACTCTATGAGCAGGCCCAGGTGCGTCGTCGTCTCAGCTTCCGTCTGCCACTgagccgcaacagcagcagcagcggcagcagtggcatcggtggcagcagcagcggcggcggcggcggcaccGTGCGTCGGTTGACCGCACGCCAGAGGGCGGCACAGGCCAAACTGGAGGCGCAGCTGCAGCGAGAGCTGCGCGATTTGGAGGATTACTACGGCGGATTTCACTATGCACGCCGCAACGAGCGACGCATTTGA
- the LOC117573390 gene encoding uncharacterized protein LOC117573390, whose protein sequence is MGCCASNLKMDMQRSLDGSIYASKRSRSGSNSSNGSGSASVASGSPNGSNSSGLGSACSTPQRSSNRSIWSRSANQTRPIPICDDFAEQPTQVLDRSYGYHTCSTSTSSSACSTPSKRQLRCTQEMDNYNSQNNSCEDEEEQEEGEVPAVGNLEWEMHMMQQAQPIMCKTSSPLCQRRLQSPPVGGNRQQQLQHDPNSRSYHKWRNYLQCTPVHMLHNVSHIPEAIAGQFCPIDFPAFSDLEEMESAAKRYKVDRGHHQDQHESRDYQQLRMQQQLTHTISTDL, encoded by the coding sequence ATGGGTTGTTGTGCGAGCAACTTAAAGATGGATATGCAGCGCAGCCTGGACGGCAGCATTTATGCCTCGAAGCGCAGtcgcagtggcagcaacagcagcaacggaaGTGGCAGCGCCAGCGTAGCAAGTGGCAGCCccaatggcagcaacagcagcggatTGGGCAGCGCCTGCAGCACAccacaacgcagcagcaatcgCAGTATTTGGAGTCGCAGTGCTAATCAAACGCGTCCCATTCCCATTTGCGATGATTTCGCCGAGCAACCAACTCAAGTTCTTGATCGCTCTTATGGCTATCACACTTGcagcacaagcacaagcagcAGTGCGTGTTCTACACCCAGCAAGCGGCAGCTGCGTTGCACCCAAGAGATGGACAACTACAACAGTCAGAACAACAGTTGTGAGGACgaggaggagcaggaggaggggGAAGTGCCTGCTGTGGGCAATCTGGAGTGGGAGATGCATATGATGCAGCAGGCACAGCCCATCATGTGCAAGACATCGTCACCGCTTTGTCAGCGTCGTCTACAGTCTCCGCCAGTCGGTGGCAatcgacaacagcagctgcaacatgaTCCCAACTCGCGTTCGTACCACAAGTGGCGCAACTATTTGCAGTGCACACCGGTTCACATGCTCCACAATGTGAGTCACATTCCCGAGGCAATTGCGGGTCAGTTTTGTCCCATCGATTTTCCCGCCTTCAGCGATTTGGAGGAGATGGAAAGTGCCGCCAAGCGTTACAAGGTCGACAGGGGACATCATCAGGATCAGCATGAAAGCAGAGACTATCAACAGCTTCgcatgcaacagcagttgACACACACGATTAGCACAGATCTGTGA